A genomic segment from Poecilia reticulata strain Guanapo linkage group LG3, Guppy_female_1.0+MT, whole genome shotgun sequence encodes:
- the slc7a9 gene encoding b(0,+)-type amino acid transporter 1, whose protein sequence is METDSISKASQNGPTDKDGPLETKRPEKATMLQQDIGLLSGISLIVGTMIGSGIFISPKSVLLYSGAVGPCLLIWTACGVLATMGALCYAELGTMITKSGAEYSYLMEGFGSLVAYLYSWTTVMVLKPSSFAIITLSFAEYASAPFYPDCTPPLVIIKCLSAAAIIIITGVNCFSVKLASYVQNFFTGAKLIIIVIIVVAGIVLMAQGKTENLSNAFEGSSTSFGAIGLAFYNGLWAYDGWNQLNFITEELKNPYRNLPLAIVIGIPLVTVCYVFVNIAYFTVMTPSELLSSSAVAVTFGDRVLYPVAWIVPLFVAFSTFGSANGSCFTAGRLSYVAGREGHMVKILSYISLKRFTPLPALLFNGILAIFYIIPADINTLINYFSFAQWAFYGLTTLALIVMRFTRKDLNRPVKVPVVIAGLVTLVSCYLVLAPIIDQPEWEYLYCTIFIFSGLILYFPLVYKKANWARKIMRPITMHLQLLMEVVPPEKTE, encoded by the exons ATTGGTTTGCTGAGTGGCATTTCCCTGATTGTGGGAACAATGATTGGCTCAGGGATCTTCATTTCTCCTAAATCAGTGTTGCTGTACTCAGGAGCTGTGGGTCCCTGTCTCCTCATCTGGACTGCCTGTGGAGTATTAGCCACTATGG GAGCCCTTTGCTATGCTGAACTTGGTACTATGATCACCAAATCAGGGGCAGAGTACTCCTACTTAATGGAGGGTTTTGGATCCCTTGTTGCCTACCTTTACTCTTGGACCACTGTTATGGTGCTGAAACCTTCTTCATTTGCTATCATCACTCTTAGCTTTGCAGAATATGCCTCTGCTCCATTTTACCCTGACTGCACCCCTCCGCTCGTGATTATCAAGTGCCTGTCAGCAGCTGCAATAA TCATAATCACTGGTGTCAACTGTTTTAGCGTCAAACTAGCAAGCTATGTGCAGAACTTTTTCACTGGGGCCAAACTTATTATCATCGTCATCATTGTGGTGGCTGGCATCGTTCTGATGGCTCAAG GAAAAACAGAGAACTTGTCAAATGCATTTGAAGGCTCATCCACGTCTTTTGGAGCAATTGGACTCGCTTTTTATAACGGACTTTGGGCTTATGATGGATg GAATCAACTGAACTTCATCACAGAGGAGCTAAAAAACCCATACAG AAATTTGCCTCTGGCCATCGTCATTGGAATCCCTTTAGTGACTGTGTGCTATGTGTTTGTCAACATCGCTTACTTTACTGTCATGACGCCCTCTGAACTGCTGTCGTCTTCAGCTGTCGCAGTG ACTTTTGGGGACAGAGTCCTTTACCCTGTGGCTTGGATAGTTCCTCTGTTTGTGGCCTTTTCAACATTTGGTTCTGCAAATGGAAGCTGCTTCACTGCTGGCag aCTGTCCTATGTGGCTGGTCGAGAGGGTCACATGGTGAAAATCTTATCCTATATTAGTTTGAAACGCTTCACTCCTTTACCTGCTCTCTTATTTAAT GGCATTTTGGCAATATTCTACATTATTCCTGCGGACATCAATACACTGATAAACTACTTCAGTTTTGCTCAGTGGGCCTTCTATGGTCTGacaactctggctctgattgtcATGCGTTTCACCCGGAAAGATCTCAACAGGCCTGTGAAG GTGCCAGTGGTCATAGCTGGCCTCGTAACCCTGGTGTCCTGCTACCTTGTCTTGGCTCCCATTATCGATCAGCCTGAGTGGGAGTACCTTTACTGCACCATCTTCATCTTCAGTGGACTCATCCTTTACTTCCCATTGGTCTACAAGAAGGCAAACTGGGCTCGCAAAATCATGA GGCCCATCACCATGCATCTCCAGCTGCTAATGGAGGTCGTTCCACCGGAGAAAACCGAATAA
- the LOC103462749 gene encoding AN1-type zinc finger protein 3-like isoform X1: MGDSGSEGSKGPSNVNVLPPRCPCGFWGSSKTKNLCSKCFADTEKKQPNEDCAPKTSSSTSSSQTDIFCTETNGISQSLMSRSNTSEEPSPGETGVASVHIQNGLSNTDTVLASLSTPTKRSYESASESESDSSPEKRARVAEVPEGEECSSSSSSLSSSPFSSRSGSKQRSRKRCHRCQTKLELVQQELGSCRCGFIFCMLHRLPEQHDCLFDHQGRGRQEAVLKMVKLDRKVGRSCQRIGEECS, translated from the exons ATGGGGGACTCCGGGAGCGAGGGTAGCAAGGGTCCAAGCAACGTCAACGTTTTACCCCCGCGCTGCCCTTGCGGGTTCTGGGG GTCGAGCAAAACTAAGAATCTCTGCTCTAAATGTTTCGCAG ACACTGAGAAGAAACAGCCAAACGAAGATTGTGCCCCAAAGACCTCTTCAAGCACCAGCAGCAGTCAAACGGACATCTTCTGTACTGAAACAAACGGCATTAGTCAGTCCCTGATGTCAAGATCCAACACTTCAGAAGAACCTTCGCCAGGAGAGACTGGAGTGGCATCTGTTCATATTCAGAATG gACTATCCAACACAGATACTGTCTTGGCTTCACTTTCCACCCCCACAAAGCGCTCATACGAATCTG CCTCAGAGTCAGAAAGTGACTCTTCACCAGAGAAGCGAGCAAGGGTGGCTGAGGTCCCAGAGGGTGAGGAGTGttcatcgtcgtcatcatcatTGTCATCTTCGCCATTTTCTTCTCGCAGCGGCTCTAAACAGCGGAGCCGCAAACGTTGCCATCGCTGCCAAACTAAACTGGAGCTGGTACAGCAGGAACTGGGCTCCTGTCGCTGTG GCTTCATCTTCTGCATGCTCCACCGTCTTCCTGAGCAACACGATTGTCTCTTTGACCACCAGGGGCGCGGCCGTCAGGAGGCTGTGCTCAAGATGGTCAAGCTGGACCGTAAAGTGGGCCGCTCGTGCCAGCGCATCGGGGAGGAGTGTTCATGA
- the LOC103462749 gene encoding AN1-type zinc finger protein 3-like isoform X2 produces the protein MGDSGSEGSKGPSNVNVLPPRCPCGFWGSSKTKNLCSKCFADTEKKQPNEDCAPKTSSSTSSSQTDIFCTETNGISQSLMSRSNTSEEPSPGETGVASVHIQNGLSNTDTVLASLSTPTKRSYESASESESDSSPEKRARVAEVPEGFIFCMLHRLPEQHDCLFDHQGRGRQEAVLKMVKLDRKVGRSCQRIGEECS, from the exons ATGGGGGACTCCGGGAGCGAGGGTAGCAAGGGTCCAAGCAACGTCAACGTTTTACCCCCGCGCTGCCCTTGCGGGTTCTGGGG GTCGAGCAAAACTAAGAATCTCTGCTCTAAATGTTTCGCAG ACACTGAGAAGAAACAGCCAAACGAAGATTGTGCCCCAAAGACCTCTTCAAGCACCAGCAGCAGTCAAACGGACATCTTCTGTACTGAAACAAACGGCATTAGTCAGTCCCTGATGTCAAGATCCAACACTTCAGAAGAACCTTCGCCAGGAGAGACTGGAGTGGCATCTGTTCATATTCAGAATG gACTATCCAACACAGATACTGTCTTGGCTTCACTTTCCACCCCCACAAAGCGCTCATACGAATCTG CCTCAGAGTCAGAAAGTGACTCTTCACCAGAGAAGCGAGCAAGGGTGGCTGAGGTCCCAGAGG GCTTCATCTTCTGCATGCTCCACCGTCTTCCTGAGCAACACGATTGTCTCTTTGACCACCAGGGGCGCGGCCGTCAGGAGGCTGTGCTCAAGATGGTCAAGCTGGACCGTAAAGTGGGCCGCTCGTGCCAGCGCATCGGGGAGGAGTGTTCATGA